The DNA segment GAGTACTGAGGTGTTGAAGATGTCTGGGTATGGAGCAGAAGAGAAGCAAGATGCCAAGGAGCTGAACATTATTGGACAGAAGATTGTGATTGAGATCAGTCATTTGAAGAATCTAACCTACGGGGACGAAGATCGCATCAACTGTGATAGGCTGCAAAGATATGAGTGTGTGTGGGAGCTAGGGGATTGGAAGCTTGTTCCTTGCTTCAACCTTGAGGACAAGGTTGAATTCAAAGGGGGAAGTATTGATAAAAGCAGTATATCCAAAGGGGGTAAATGGTCATTGACTCTTGGCTAGATAAGAGCAAGTAACCATAGTTAGCATAAAGTAATTATGGTTTAGTTAATGGTTTTGCTTTATAATAACGTGAGAGTGTGGAGGGAGAGGTTTATCAAGAGTTTGAGTGATTTCAGAGATGAGAGAATGTGAGATATCTCTTGATCTGTAATCGTTTCCTCTGTAATTCCTAAGTTCAAATCAATATAACTAAGCTTTTCTTATTGATCTCTGTTTTTGATCACAATTGATACCTAAAAAGTATCACTATACTTTCTTTCATAACAGCTATAACACAAATGGTTACTGATCACTTAGTTGATCTAACAGACAAAGATCAAACAAAGGCCTAACATTTGATTCACTGGTAAGTGGTAATATATttcttacatattttaatttaacaaacagatgaaatttaaaaaaaaacgaatctTTCAGAAACACGAACCATAGCACATAACCAGTTACTCACCTCAGATTAATCATTATTCAGCTTCAACGGCCTCAGGCTTAGGGCCTGCATCCAAACAAAAACGATTCAGCAAAGCATCATTCACCAATAAACAGATGAAACAAGATAAAACTCACCGTGGAGCGACATAGGACGGTGGTCTTTCCCCCATCCGACGCCGCGAGTGGAGTCGAGGTACTGCTGGACGAGATGACGGCATTTCTGGTAATGGTTGACTCCTTCGACGCGGTAACACCATTTGACCTTCTCGCGCATGATCTTCGCCTTCTCGATCTGGATCCACTTCTCACGGACGATGTGCTCTCTCATTTCCATCATCGCCACCGGATCCTTGTAAGGATTCGCCGGATCGAAGCCATCCGGCGCCGTCTCTTCGAACTCCGGCAATCCCTTCTTTCTCCCCattgcttcttcttctctcactcGTCTTCGTGATTCGCTTCTGGATTGTAGTTGGTGACTTTGCTGTTTAAAAGTACTTT comes from the Brassica rapa cultivar Chiifu-401-42 chromosome A01, CAAS_Brap_v3.01, whole genome shotgun sequence genome and includes:
- the LOC103838069 gene encoding NADH dehydrogenase [ubiquinone] 1 beta subcomplex subunit 10-B; protein product: MGRKKGLPEFEETAPDGFDPANPYKDPVAMMEMREHIVREKWIQIEKAKIMREKVKWCYRVEGVNHYQKCRHLVQQYLDSTRGVGWGKDHRPMSLHGPKPEAVEAE